A single Pantoea rwandensis DNA region contains:
- the rhtB gene encoding homoserine/homoserine lactone efflux protein translates to MTIEWWLTYLLTTTILSLSPGSGAINTMSTGISHGYRGAAASITGLQLGLAIHIVLVGAGLGALFSQSIMAFEVLKWAGAAYLVWLGIQQWRSAGGIDLDAVAKAMPRRRLFKRAILVNLTNPKSIVFLAALFPQFIQPHQPQLMQYLVLGVTTIVVDIIVMIGYATLATRIAGWIKGPKQMKLMNRTFGGLFMAVGALLASARRIA, encoded by the coding sequence ATGACCATTGAATGGTGGTTAACCTACCTGTTGACTACAACTATCCTCAGTCTTTCACCCGGTTCTGGTGCCATCAACACCATGAGCACCGGCATTAGCCATGGCTATCGCGGCGCGGCGGCTTCCATCACTGGCTTACAGCTGGGTCTGGCGATTCACATCGTGCTAGTCGGCGCCGGTTTGGGGGCGCTATTTTCACAATCGATCATGGCCTTTGAAGTACTGAAGTGGGCAGGTGCCGCGTATTTGGTGTGGCTTGGGATTCAGCAATGGCGTTCCGCAGGCGGTATTGATTTGGATGCCGTGGCGAAAGCGATGCCGCGTCGTCGTTTGTTCAAACGCGCTATCCTGGTAAATCTTACCAACCCGAAAAGCATCGTGTTTCTCGCCGCACTATTTCCGCAATTCATTCAGCCACACCAGCCGCAGCTCATGCAGTATCTGGTGCTCGGTGTCACCACCATCGTGGTTGATATTATTGTGATGATTGGTTACGCCACGCTGGCAACACGCATTGCGGGCTGGATTAAAGGGCCAAAACAGATGAAGCTGATGAACCGCACCTTTGGTGGCTTGTTTATGGCCGTCGGAGCCTTGCTGGCAAGTGCGCGCAGAATCGCGTAA